The Bombus pascuorum chromosome 9, iyBomPasc1.1, whole genome shotgun sequence genome has a window encoding:
- the LOC132910729 gene encoding patronin isoform X23 has translation MWSAITRLFVKGKTEESAPRTKDRTCDGVPDTVVHVFDAMDRNAGDDRRKGPAGEQHHDGAESEHFSDAYDSRQAKQRASVKWLLSKAYNNRVPENLRDPYYIDNENQEHLKPQIVHALSNAELYCLALANIYSDPNYHNQNHCGILQALARKGVYLAEPNNTQLTETILIQNSPLKMSAHMAVIEGLMVLYAKEVVTGDRVVSAIRRFDPQAEVDVPADHEKGLLLWISHASNALIAKIQADEGAGDKTRLPELPAAKDFQSLCDGVGLAAVVAFYCPGELNWMDIRVSKRPSVADALHNLSLVHAFCNRCLPYSIFHMLPEDVTYMRGCMKQNLVVFLADMYNVLEIHPAKCVRYPGEERAMQFLDACPRNSHGVAHKRSLPQSIAPIPDLRSNLSVSAPGFTVAKAPSSSSVKKSQSLQQTAENYSHDDRRAGSEESFVVHRGKGIPTLSSVADEKSITRVDAAGRPSNWEEQRRSSYAGRRSRRNSVSDDSQLTIENFGGSQDNLHNFGRNPDKEVGAHIGKRSTTEPTLPARSSVQDVYGSGVQHILSDNGYDKEEPPRLRRQTSNSSLDNVALKQILHSSENVNSDGDTSKLASFANLSRQSSEKGINLTYTEQERDDSKSNLSNKKLGQTNGNRNGEKKTTFATLPNTTTWQQQSNQQSQQMEQHSVADENGGNTIMASQLNNIRLKLEEKRRHIENEKRRMEVVMSKQRQKVGKAAFLQAVTKLYLVGKVKSPSSSTSGGDSPAEIGPPTPVTSGSSGETPTSVSETTPVTQQPSQEKPQRPFSLKEISEDVRDVEHKWLEHDGNAPFIETRRTPDIENMDLEQYHQSISQIYTPFRRMNNSLSEIQADIQRLANQQNQIQQQHLMTQHQQQIQQQFQQLQSLSQQHMQNFGMAPINPLTSKLQDTQQSQFYLHDQPQLQRRMWGQPPPTQSLANEMAAVGYQQSMDPRYSTQPTPYQQDMRLYQDTRNWGTHPPQQKGFVLHDTPQEPRYLNGGDHSLCNNQMSHPGPTYPSSTSIFNQTPPSSASPQHRNAVHRISQLMSESPEPKRPTVHHIPIKCESPTEKRQITAMHAPVPAPPVDDMKPQNISFIGNDDELTQGIRGLNITSGSRTYRIPSPTRPSISRNSFQPHPSLREATPSPSGTPEVTPLDPTDAGEKGFYICFDNDAPKKPKPTLRVKRTSPKKERGVSSYVDNEDFTMRPDSPSAIVMDRQKQLEIQRDSDREKQRQIDERDFQRQEIRDREIQREGEREKQRERHEMSGESRQSGVGLIIGNQLANPDPNSLDEMERKKERIMLLSLQRRQQQEEMKERKEVEAQARREQEKLKAEERARKKEEERQRRAAILEQHKVKKAIEEAEREGKVIDKELLNTIKPTKLRNKTATTRPRPKTIHVDAGTELDSGALTPSRGKKGSSSNLSTDVQEPQQQVRGRPKYPSYQNFKGRKSNSLMNLCDTDSGLGRATPPRRAPSPGMGSMRHLPSPSGPGSLPPGLMTKRRVFDDGSSDISSTPSSMMDYNGPRLYKQPTTKSNRGIMLNAVEYCVFPGTVNKEAKRRVLDEIARSESKHFLILFRDAGCQFRALYSYCPDREEVSKLYGTGPKQVMDKMFDKFFKYNSGAKCFSQVHTKHLTVTIDAFTIHNSLWQGKKVNLPNKKDMPLVI, from the exons GCCAAACAACGTGCCTCCGTAAAATGGCTCTTGTCGAAGGCGTACAACAACCGAGTGCCAGAAAACCTTCGTGATCCGTATTATATCGATAATGAG AACCAAGAACACCTGAAGCCGCAGATCGTACATGCACTTTCCAATGCGGAACTATACTGTTTGGCGCTGGCGAACATCTATTCGGATCCAAATTATCACAATCAGAATCATTGCGGTATTCTCCAAGCCCTGGCCAGAAAGGGTGTTTACCTCGCGGAGCCAAACAATACTCAACTCACCGAAACGATCCTCATTCAAAATTCACCACTCAAGATG TCCGCGCATATGGCTGTGATAGAGGGCCTGATGGTCTTGTACGCGAAGGAAGTAGTGACTGGAGATCGAGTAGTTTCGGCGATTCGGCGGTTCGACCCCCAGGCGGAGGTGGATGTGCCAGCGGACCACGAAAAAGGACTTCTTCTCTGGATCAGCCACGCGTCAAATGCGTTGATTGCCAAGATCCAGGCGGACGAAGGTGCCGGTGATAAAACGCGACTGCCAGAACTACCAGCTGCCAAGGACTTCCAATCGTTATGCGATGGTGTCGGCCTTGCCGCCGTTGTGGCCTTCTACTGCCCCGGCGAGCTCAATTGGATGGACATCAGGGTGTCGAAGAGACCGTCGGTCGCGGATGCGCTGCACAACTTGTCGCTGGTCCACGCGTTTTGTAACCGATGCTTACCCTATTCCATTTTTCACATGCTACCCGAAGACGTGACGTATATGAGGGG GTGCATGAAGCAAAATTTAGTCGTTTTCTTGGCGGACATGTACAACGTATTGGAAATTCATCCGGCGAAATGTGTACGTTATCCAGGCGAGGAAAGGGCGATGCAGTTCTTAGATG CCTGCCCGCGCAATAGTCATGGCGTAGCTCATAAAAGAAGTCTGCCACAGTCTATAGCTCCGATACCTGATCTGAGAAGCAACCTCTCCGTATCCGCGCCAGGCTTCACAG ttGCAAAAGCACCGTCATCCTCCTCTGTCAAGAAGTCACAATCACTGCAACAAACTGCCGAAAATTATTCTCACGACGACAG ACGAGCAGGGAGCGAAGAAAGTTTCGTAGTGCACCGTGGCAAAGGCATCCCTACGTTAAGTTCCGTAGCAGACGAGAAATCTATAACTAGAGTAGATGCCGCTGGTCGGCCAAGCAATTGGGAAGAACAGAGGAGAAGCTCGTATGCTGGTCGACGATCTAGGCGTAACAGTGTTTCGGATGACTCTCAGCTGACCATTGAGAACTTTGGTGGATCTCAG GATAATTTACACAACTTCGGCAGAAATCCAGACAAGGAGGTCGGCGCGCACATTGGCAAACGGAGCACCACAGAGCCAACACTACCAGCAAGATCTAGCGTTCAGGATGTGTATGGTAGCGGAGTGCAGCATATTTTATCAGATAACGGATACGATAAGGAAGAACCGCCGAGATTAAGAAGGCAGACCTCGAACTCTAGCTTGGACAACGTCGCGCTCAAGCAAATTTTACATTCCAGCGAGAACGTTAATTCGGACGGGGATACGTCCAAGTTAGCCAGCTTCGCGAATTTAAGCAGACAAAGCTCCGAGAAAGGGATCAACTTGACCTACACGGAACAAGAACGCGACGACAGCAAGTCGAATCTGTCGAATAAGAAACTTGGTCAGACCAATGGTAATAGGAATGGTGAGAAGAAAACGACGTTCGCCACGTTACCGAATACGACCACGTGGCAGCAACAGAGCAACCAGCAATCTCAACAGATGGAACAACATTCTGTtg CAGACGAGAACGGAGGTAACACGATTATGGCCTCACAACTGAATAATATTAGATTGAAGTTGGAGGAGAAGCGACGTCACATAGAAAACGAGAAGAGAAGGATGGAAGTCGTGATGTCAAAGCAACGGCAGAAAGTGGGCAAAGCTGCGTTCCTGCAAGCTGTTACGAAG CTGTACTTGGTG GGTAAGGTTAAATCTCCCTCTTCATCAACGTCTGGGGGGGACAGTCCGGCTGAAATTGGTCCCCCCACTCCTGTAACCTCCGGATCTTCGGGGGAGACCCCGACAAGTGTTTCCGAGACGACCCCCGTAACCCAACAACCCTCTCAAGAAAAACCACAGAGACCCTTCTCGCTCAAG GAAATTAGTGAGGATGTTCGAGATGTTGAACATAAATGGTTAGAGCATGACGGTAATGCCCCATTTATTGAAACAAGACGCACTCCAGATATTGAAAACATGGATCTTGAGCAATATCATCAATCTATATCACA aatatatacacCTTTTCGCAGGATGAATAACAGCCTTAGTGAAATACAAGCTGATATACAACGTTTAGCAAATCAGCAAAATCAAATACAGCAACAGCATTTAATGACACAGCATCAACAGCAAATACAGCAACAGTTTCAACAGTTGCAAAGTCTTAGTCAACAACACATGCAA AATTTTGGAATGGCGCCTATAAATCCATTAACATCCAAATTACAAGATACTCAACAATCTCAGTTCTATCTACATGATCAACCCCAATTGCAAAGACGAATGTGGGGTCAACCACCTCCAACTCAAAGCTTAGCAAATGAAATGGCTGCTGTGGGCTATCAACAGTCAATGGATCCACGATATAGTACTCAACCAACAC CTTATCAACAAGATATGCGCTTATATCAAGATACACGAAATTGGGGAACGCATCCACCTCAACAGAAAGGATTTGTTCTACACGATACTCCTCAAGAACCGAGGTACCTCAATGGTGGAGATCATAGTCTTTGTAATAATCAAATGAGTCATCCTGGTCCTACATATCCATCATCTACATCTATCTTTAATCAAACACCACCATCTTCTGCTAGTCCACAACATCGCAATGCT GTTCATCGAATAAGTCAGTTAATGAGCGAAAGTCCTGAACCAAAAAGGCCAACTGTACATCATATACCGATTAAGTGTGAAAGCCCTACCGAAAAAAGACAAATTACTGCAATGCATGCACCTGTTCCAGCTCCACCTGTTGATGATATGAAGCCTCagaatatatcatttattg GAAATGATGATGAACTTACACAAGGTATAAGAGGTTTAAACATCACGTCCGGCAGCCGTACATATAGAATTCCATCACCAACTAGACCTTCAATATCACGTAATTCATTTCAACCTCACCCATCATTAAGAGAAGCCACACCATCTCCATCAGGTACACCAGAGGTAACACCTTTAGATCCAACGGATGCTGGTGAAAAAGGATTTTATATCTGCTTTGATAATGATGCGCCGAAGAAACCAAAACCAACCCTTAGAGTGAAAAGGACATCCCCTAAAAAG gaAAGAGGCGTGTCTTCATACGTTGACAATGAAGATTTTACGATGCGTCCTGACTCTCCTTCTGCGATTGTTATGGATAGACAGAAACAGCTGGAAATTCAACGAGATTCTGATCGAGAAAAGCAGCGCCAGATAGACGAGAGAGACTTCCAACGGCAAGAAATTAGAGATAGAGAAATacaaagagaaggagaaagagaaaagcaaaGAGAACGACACGAGATGAGTGGAGAGAGTCGACAATCTGGAGTTGGTTTAATAATTGGAAATCAATTAGCAAATCCTGATCCA AATTCTCTTGATGAAATGGAACGGAAAAAAGAACGTATAATGCTCTTATCATTACAAAGAAGACAGCAACAAGAAGAgatgaaagagagaaaagaggtaGAAGCGCAAGCTCGTCGAGAACAAGAGAAATTGAAAGCAGAAGAAAGAGCTCgtaaaaaggaagaggaaaggCAACGAAGGGCAGCTATCTTAGAACAACATAAAGTAAAGAAAGCAATAGAAGAGGCAGAAAGAGAA GGCAAGGTTATCGATAAAGAACTTCTTAATACAATAAAACCAACGAAATTGCGTAACAAGACTGCAACAACTCGACCTCGACCCAAAACGATTCATGTGGATGCTGGTACGGAGTTGGATTCTGGAGCTCTTACGCCGAGTCGTGGAAAGAAGGGTTCTTCTTCTAATCTAAGTACAG ATGTGCAGGAGCCTCAGCAACAGGTTAGAGGCAGGCCTAAATACCCGAGTTACCAAAACTTTAAGGGGAGAAAGTCTAATTCCTTGATGAATTTGTGTG ATACGGACAGCGGACTGGGCAGAGCTACACCTCCTAGGAGAGCACCGAGTCCGGGTATGGGTAGCATGAGGCATCTTCCGTCACCATCAGGACCTGGTTCTTTACCTCCCGGTTTGATGACCAAGAGACGCGTGTTCGATGATGGTAGCAGCGATATCAGTAGTACACCAAGTTCGATGATGGACTATAATG GTCCGAGATTGTATAAACAACCAACCACCAAGTCAAATCGTGGCATTATGCTAAACGCTGTGGAGTATTGTGTATTTCCGGGAACGGTAAATAAGGAAGCGAAGAGAAGAGTTTTGGACGAAATTGCAAGATCAGAAAGCAAGCattttcttatcttatttCGAGATGCTGGCTGCCAATTCCGGGCTCTCTACTCATACTGCCCAGATAGAGAAGAAGTTTCAAAGTTATATGGTACCGGACCGAAACAAGTCATGGATAAAATGttcgacaaatttttcaa ATACAATTCAGGAGCAAAATGCTTTTCTCAAGTACATACAAAGCATCTGACTGTGACCATAGATGCCTTTACGATACACAACAGCCTTTGGCAAGGTAAAAAGGTGAATTTGCCAAACAAGAAAGACATGCCTCTCGTCATATAG
- the LOC132910729 gene encoding patronin isoform X12, which translates to MWSAITRLFVKGKTEESAPRTKDRTCDGVPDTVVHVFDAMDRNAGDDRRKGPAGEQHHDGAESEHFSDAYDSRQAKQRASVKWLLSKAYNNRVPENLRDPYYIDNENQEHLKPQIVHALSNAELYCLALANIYSDPNYHNQNHCGILQALARKGVYLAEPNNTQLTETILIQNSPLKMSAHMAVIEGLMVLYAKEVVTGDRVVSAIRRFDPQAEVDVPADHEKGLLLWISHASNALIAKIQADEGAGDKTRLPELPAAKDFQSLCDGVGLAAVVAFYCPGELNWMDIRVSKRPSVADALHNLSLVHAFCNRCLPYSIFHMLPEDVTYMRGCMKQNLVVFLADMYNVLEIHPAKCVRYPGEERAMQFLDACPRNSHGVAHKRSLPQSIAPIPDLRSNLSVSAPGFTVAKAPSSSSVKKSQSLQQTAENYSHDDRRAGSEESFVVHRGKGIPTLSSVADEKSITRVDAAGRPSNWEEQRRSSYAGRRSRRNSVSDDSQLTIENFGGSQDNLHNFGRNPDKEVGAHIGKRSTTEPTLPARSSVQDVYGSGVQHILSDNGYDKEEPPRLRRQTSNSSLDNVALKQILHSSENVNSDGDTSKLASFANLSRQSSEKGINLTYTEQERDDSKSNLSNKKLGQTNGNRNGEKKTTFATLPNTTTWQQQSNQQSQQMEQHSVADENGGNTIMASQLNNIRLKLEEKRRHIENEKRRMEVVMSKQRQKVGKAAFLQAVTKLYLVGKVKSPSSSTSGGDSPAEIGPPTPVTSGSSGETPTSVSETTPVTQQPSQEKPQRPFSLKEISEDVRDVEHKWLEHDGNAPFIETRRTPDIENMDLEQYHQSISQIYTPFRRMNNSLSEIQADIQRLANQQNQIQQQHLMTQHQQQIQQQFQQLQSLSQQHMQNFGMAPINPLTSKLQDTQQSQFYLHDQPQLQRRMWGQPPPTQSLANEMAAVGYQQSMDPRYSTQPTPYQQDMRLYQDTRNWGTHPPQQKGFVLHDTPQEPRYLNGGDHSLCNNQMSHPGPTYPSSTSIFNQTPPSSASPQHRNAVHRISQLMSESPEPKRPTVHHIPIKCESPTEKRQITAMHAPVPAPPVDDMKPQNISFIGNDDELTQGIRGLNITSGSRTYRIPSPTRPSISRNSFQPHPSLREATPSPSGTPEVTPLDPTDAGEKGFYICFDNDAPKKPKPTLRVKRTSPKKERGVSSYVDNEDFTMRPDSPSAIVMDRQKQLEIQRDSDREKQRQIDERDFQRQEIRDREIQREGEREKQRERHEMSGESRQSGVGLIIGNQLANPDPNSLDEMERKKERIMLLSLQRRQQQEEMKERKEVEAQARREQEKLKAEERARKKEEERQRRAAILEQHKVKKAIEEAEREGKVIDKELLNTIKPTKLRNKTATTRPRPKTIHVDAGTELDSGALTPSRGKKGSSSNLSTASLTSPTMRRDYYRGSQDSLTAAHFDERRSGPLYRGGSLRDSPDDGRGSSPCRSMNQLGRRGSYKTSRGSSSDQDGMMCRYTDTDSGLGRATPPRRAPSPGMGSMRHLPSPSGPGSLPPGLMTKRRVFDDGSSDISSTPSSMMDYNGPRLYKQPTTKSNRGIMLNAVEYCVFPGTVNKEAKRRVLDEIARSESKHFLILFRDAGCQFRALYSYCPDREEVSKLYGTGPKQVMDKMFDKFFKYNSGAKCFSQVHTKHLTVTIDAFTIHNSLWQGKKVNLPNKKDMPLVI; encoded by the exons GCCAAACAACGTGCCTCCGTAAAATGGCTCTTGTCGAAGGCGTACAACAACCGAGTGCCAGAAAACCTTCGTGATCCGTATTATATCGATAATGAG AACCAAGAACACCTGAAGCCGCAGATCGTACATGCACTTTCCAATGCGGAACTATACTGTTTGGCGCTGGCGAACATCTATTCGGATCCAAATTATCACAATCAGAATCATTGCGGTATTCTCCAAGCCCTGGCCAGAAAGGGTGTTTACCTCGCGGAGCCAAACAATACTCAACTCACCGAAACGATCCTCATTCAAAATTCACCACTCAAGATG TCCGCGCATATGGCTGTGATAGAGGGCCTGATGGTCTTGTACGCGAAGGAAGTAGTGACTGGAGATCGAGTAGTTTCGGCGATTCGGCGGTTCGACCCCCAGGCGGAGGTGGATGTGCCAGCGGACCACGAAAAAGGACTTCTTCTCTGGATCAGCCACGCGTCAAATGCGTTGATTGCCAAGATCCAGGCGGACGAAGGTGCCGGTGATAAAACGCGACTGCCAGAACTACCAGCTGCCAAGGACTTCCAATCGTTATGCGATGGTGTCGGCCTTGCCGCCGTTGTGGCCTTCTACTGCCCCGGCGAGCTCAATTGGATGGACATCAGGGTGTCGAAGAGACCGTCGGTCGCGGATGCGCTGCACAACTTGTCGCTGGTCCACGCGTTTTGTAACCGATGCTTACCCTATTCCATTTTTCACATGCTACCCGAAGACGTGACGTATATGAGGGG GTGCATGAAGCAAAATTTAGTCGTTTTCTTGGCGGACATGTACAACGTATTGGAAATTCATCCGGCGAAATGTGTACGTTATCCAGGCGAGGAAAGGGCGATGCAGTTCTTAGATG CCTGCCCGCGCAATAGTCATGGCGTAGCTCATAAAAGAAGTCTGCCACAGTCTATAGCTCCGATACCTGATCTGAGAAGCAACCTCTCCGTATCCGCGCCAGGCTTCACAG ttGCAAAAGCACCGTCATCCTCCTCTGTCAAGAAGTCACAATCACTGCAACAAACTGCCGAAAATTATTCTCACGACGACAG ACGAGCAGGGAGCGAAGAAAGTTTCGTAGTGCACCGTGGCAAAGGCATCCCTACGTTAAGTTCCGTAGCAGACGAGAAATCTATAACTAGAGTAGATGCCGCTGGTCGGCCAAGCAATTGGGAAGAACAGAGGAGAAGCTCGTATGCTGGTCGACGATCTAGGCGTAACAGTGTTTCGGATGACTCTCAGCTGACCATTGAGAACTTTGGTGGATCTCAG GATAATTTACACAACTTCGGCAGAAATCCAGACAAGGAGGTCGGCGCGCACATTGGCAAACGGAGCACCACAGAGCCAACACTACCAGCAAGATCTAGCGTTCAGGATGTGTATGGTAGCGGAGTGCAGCATATTTTATCAGATAACGGATACGATAAGGAAGAACCGCCGAGATTAAGAAGGCAGACCTCGAACTCTAGCTTGGACAACGTCGCGCTCAAGCAAATTTTACATTCCAGCGAGAACGTTAATTCGGACGGGGATACGTCCAAGTTAGCCAGCTTCGCGAATTTAAGCAGACAAAGCTCCGAGAAAGGGATCAACTTGACCTACACGGAACAAGAACGCGACGACAGCAAGTCGAATCTGTCGAATAAGAAACTTGGTCAGACCAATGGTAATAGGAATGGTGAGAAGAAAACGACGTTCGCCACGTTACCGAATACGACCACGTGGCAGCAACAGAGCAACCAGCAATCTCAACAGATGGAACAACATTCTGTtg CAGACGAGAACGGAGGTAACACGATTATGGCCTCACAACTGAATAATATTAGATTGAAGTTGGAGGAGAAGCGACGTCACATAGAAAACGAGAAGAGAAGGATGGAAGTCGTGATGTCAAAGCAACGGCAGAAAGTGGGCAAAGCTGCGTTCCTGCAAGCTGTTACGAAG CTGTACTTGGTG GGTAAGGTTAAATCTCCCTCTTCATCAACGTCTGGGGGGGACAGTCCGGCTGAAATTGGTCCCCCCACTCCTGTAACCTCCGGATCTTCGGGGGAGACCCCGACAAGTGTTTCCGAGACGACCCCCGTAACCCAACAACCCTCTCAAGAAAAACCACAGAGACCCTTCTCGCTCAAG GAAATTAGTGAGGATGTTCGAGATGTTGAACATAAATGGTTAGAGCATGACGGTAATGCCCCATTTATTGAAACAAGACGCACTCCAGATATTGAAAACATGGATCTTGAGCAATATCATCAATCTATATCACA aatatatacacCTTTTCGCAGGATGAATAACAGCCTTAGTGAAATACAAGCTGATATACAACGTTTAGCAAATCAGCAAAATCAAATACAGCAACAGCATTTAATGACACAGCATCAACAGCAAATACAGCAACAGTTTCAACAGTTGCAAAGTCTTAGTCAACAACACATGCAA AATTTTGGAATGGCGCCTATAAATCCATTAACATCCAAATTACAAGATACTCAACAATCTCAGTTCTATCTACATGATCAACCCCAATTGCAAAGACGAATGTGGGGTCAACCACCTCCAACTCAAAGCTTAGCAAATGAAATGGCTGCTGTGGGCTATCAACAGTCAATGGATCCACGATATAGTACTCAACCAACAC CTTATCAACAAGATATGCGCTTATATCAAGATACACGAAATTGGGGAACGCATCCACCTCAACAGAAAGGATTTGTTCTACACGATACTCCTCAAGAACCGAGGTACCTCAATGGTGGAGATCATAGTCTTTGTAATAATCAAATGAGTCATCCTGGTCCTACATATCCATCATCTACATCTATCTTTAATCAAACACCACCATCTTCTGCTAGTCCACAACATCGCAATGCT GTTCATCGAATAAGTCAGTTAATGAGCGAAAGTCCTGAACCAAAAAGGCCAACTGTACATCATATACCGATTAAGTGTGAAAGCCCTACCGAAAAAAGACAAATTACTGCAATGCATGCACCTGTTCCAGCTCCACCTGTTGATGATATGAAGCCTCagaatatatcatttattg GAAATGATGATGAACTTACACAAGGTATAAGAGGTTTAAACATCACGTCCGGCAGCCGTACATATAGAATTCCATCACCAACTAGACCTTCAATATCACGTAATTCATTTCAACCTCACCCATCATTAAGAGAAGCCACACCATCTCCATCAGGTACACCAGAGGTAACACCTTTAGATCCAACGGATGCTGGTGAAAAAGGATTTTATATCTGCTTTGATAATGATGCGCCGAAGAAACCAAAACCAACCCTTAGAGTGAAAAGGACATCCCCTAAAAAG gaAAGAGGCGTGTCTTCATACGTTGACAATGAAGATTTTACGATGCGTCCTGACTCTCCTTCTGCGATTGTTATGGATAGACAGAAACAGCTGGAAATTCAACGAGATTCTGATCGAGAAAAGCAGCGCCAGATAGACGAGAGAGACTTCCAACGGCAAGAAATTAGAGATAGAGAAATacaaagagaaggagaaagagaaaagcaaaGAGAACGACACGAGATGAGTGGAGAGAGTCGACAATCTGGAGTTGGTTTAATAATTGGAAATCAATTAGCAAATCCTGATCCA AATTCTCTTGATGAAATGGAACGGAAAAAAGAACGTATAATGCTCTTATCATTACAAAGAAGACAGCAACAAGAAGAgatgaaagagagaaaagaggtaGAAGCGCAAGCTCGTCGAGAACAAGAGAAATTGAAAGCAGAAGAAAGAGCTCgtaaaaaggaagaggaaaggCAACGAAGGGCAGCTATCTTAGAACAACATAAAGTAAAGAAAGCAATAGAAGAGGCAGAAAGAGAA GGCAAGGTTATCGATAAAGAACTTCTTAATACAATAAAACCAACGAAATTGCGTAACAAGACTGCAACAACTCGACCTCGACCCAAAACGATTCATGTGGATGCTGGTACGGAGTTGGATTCTGGAGCTCTTACGCCGAGTCGTGGAAAGAAGGGTTCTTCTTCTAATCTAAGTACAG CGTCGCTGACTTCTCCGACGATGAGGCGAGATTACTACCGAGGCTCGCAGGACAGTCTCACTGCTGCCCATTTCGATGAACGACGTTCCGGCCCTCTTTATCGGGGCGGCAGTCTCAGGG ATTCACCCGATGACGGTAGAGGTTCCTCCCCTTGTCGAAGTATGAATCAACTTGGTCGACGTGGTTCCTACAAAACATCTAGAG GTTCGAGTAGTGATCAAGACGGTATGATGTGTCGATACACAGATACGGACAGCGGACTGGGCAGAGCTACACCTCCTAGGAGAGCACCGAGTCCGGGTATGGGTAGCATGAGGCATCTTCCGTCACCATCAGGACCTGGTTCTTTACCTCCCGGTTTGATGACCAAGAGACGCGTGTTCGATGATGGTAGCAGCGATATCAGTAGTACACCAAGTTCGATGATGGACTATAATG GTCCGAGATTGTATAAACAACCAACCACCAAGTCAAATCGTGGCATTATGCTAAACGCTGTGGAGTATTGTGTATTTCCGGGAACGGTAAATAAGGAAGCGAAGAGAAGAGTTTTGGACGAAATTGCAAGATCAGAAAGCAAGCattttcttatcttatttCGAGATGCTGGCTGCCAATTCCGGGCTCTCTACTCATACTGCCCAGATAGAGAAGAAGTTTCAAAGTTATATGGTACCGGACCGAAACAAGTCATGGATAAAATGttcgacaaatttttcaa ATACAATTCAGGAGCAAAATGCTTTTCTCAAGTACATACAAAGCATCTGACTGTGACCATAGATGCCTTTACGATACACAACAGCCTTTGGCAAGGTAAAAAGGTGAATTTGCCAAACAAGAAAGACATGCCTCTCGTCATATAG